A genomic window from Pseudonocardia broussonetiae includes:
- a CDS encoding thiolase family protein, which yields MPLGPTRQVAVVGVGITELCRVSPRSALDLAAEALRLALDDAGLHRDAVDGLYTNVGFPLAVDYDRMAEAFGLRIRSAVQTWTHGRFVGPALQAAVQAVALGTSEVAACVAGVSFSGIGLVGGAGDLEGTRQGGGSHGELPHYGMTAPGAGAAMAFSRYCARYGEDPELIAAVPLAARRHARLNPNAQLSTPLELADYRAAPYVVEPLRRPDFALLSDGGGALLVTTVERARDLGKPAVVVGGMQGLRAGHDEFIFAPPGLGVFTQGDQRRPVTPADNPVYGMAGVGPQDVDVLTLYDAFSPNVLFVLERFGFTGEGEALRWIQDGRIEVDGELPVNTAGGLLAEAHLCGWGHLVEAVRQLRGGAGDRQVADCEVVQWATPFGDSVILTRDR from the coding sequence ATGCCACTCGGACCAACCCGGCAGGTCGCCGTCGTCGGCGTCGGGATCACCGAGCTCTGCCGCGTCTCACCACGCAGCGCGCTGGACCTGGCCGCCGAGGCACTGCGCCTGGCCCTCGACGACGCGGGCCTGCACCGCGACGCCGTCGACGGGCTCTACACGAACGTCGGCTTCCCGCTGGCCGTCGACTACGACCGGATGGCCGAGGCCTTCGGCCTGCGGATCCGCTCCGCGGTGCAGACCTGGACCCACGGCCGGTTCGTCGGGCCCGCGCTGCAGGCGGCCGTGCAGGCCGTCGCCCTGGGCACCAGCGAGGTCGCCGCCTGCGTGGCCGGCGTGTCGTTCTCCGGCATCGGACTCGTCGGCGGCGCCGGCGACCTCGAAGGCACGCGCCAGGGCGGCGGATCACACGGCGAGCTCCCGCACTACGGGATGACGGCGCCGGGCGCGGGTGCGGCGATGGCGTTCAGCAGGTACTGCGCCCGCTACGGCGAGGATCCGGAGCTGATCGCGGCCGTGCCGCTCGCGGCCCGCCGGCACGCCCGACTCAACCCGAACGCCCAGCTCAGCACGCCGCTGGAGCTCGCGGACTACCGGGCAGCGCCCTACGTCGTCGAGCCGCTGCGCCGTCCGGACTTCGCGCTGCTGTCCGACGGCGGTGGCGCCCTCCTCGTGACCACCGTGGAGCGGGCCCGGGACCTCGGGAAGCCCGCCGTGGTCGTCGGCGGGATGCAGGGCCTGCGCGCGGGGCACGACGAGTTCATCTTCGCCCCGCCCGGCCTCGGCGTGTTCACGCAGGGCGACCAGCGCCGCCCGGTCACCCCCGCCGACAACCCCGTCTACGGGATGGCGGGGGTCGGCCCGCAGGACGTCGACGTGCTGACCCTCTACGACGCCTTCTCCCCGAACGTGCTGTTCGTGCTGGAGCGCTTCGGGTTCACCGGCGAGGGCGAGGCGCTGCGGTGGATCCAGGACGGCCGCATCGAGGTCGACGGCGAGCTGCCGGTGAACACCGCGGGCGGGCTGCTCGCCGAGGCGCACCTCTGCGGGTGGGGGCACCTGGTCGAGGCCGTCCGCCAGCTGCGCGGTGGAGCCGGAGACCGTCAGGTCGCGGACTGCGAGGTCGTCCAGTGGGCGACGCCGTTCGGCGACTCCGTCATCCTGACCCGGGACCGGTGA
- a CDS encoding DUF3500 domain-containing protein — MADDVLHHPPRNRPIDGDFDPTAVTFAAMALFDHLTAEQRARIVLPLDDENRTHWNFLPESGRVGLPLRDMTDAQRYLAHRLVAQSTSLTGYAKAIQVMSLEHVLRERDVDVFGHVAAHFRDPHGYFLTFFDQPQPDRHWGWRLVGHHLSLNVTVIGQDRMAVTPFLLGAEPARIGPFRVLGEEEDRAFRLLDALDPAQRATATVHPVPPPDFATRCVPVIGAEEWPDVHGVGRRDAMITDADRAALRYVRGAPRGLPRSAMTASQAGAFDELLASFLGNVRPAQVGREMDRIRAAGLDDLHLVWAGGHTVDVPHYFRIEGPVTLVEFDNTEDDANHVHAVWRDPTNDFGVDVLAEHRAAQHPTDRHRADRHRGPAEPERPTDG; from the coding sequence ATGGCGGACGACGTGCTGCACCACCCGCCCCGCAACCGGCCGATCGACGGAGACTTCGACCCGACCGCCGTCACCTTCGCCGCGATGGCGCTGTTCGACCACCTCACCGCCGAGCAGCGCGCCCGGATCGTGCTGCCGCTGGACGACGAGAACCGCACGCACTGGAACTTCCTGCCCGAGTCCGGCCGCGTCGGACTCCCGCTGCGCGACATGACCGACGCCCAGCGCTACCTCGCCCACCGGCTCGTCGCCCAGAGCACCTCGCTGACCGGCTACGCGAAGGCGATCCAGGTGATGAGCCTGGAGCACGTGCTGCGCGAGCGGGACGTCGACGTCTTCGGGCACGTCGCGGCGCACTTCCGCGACCCGCACGGCTACTTCCTCACCTTCTTCGACCAGCCGCAGCCGGACCGCCACTGGGGGTGGCGGCTGGTCGGGCACCACCTCTCGCTCAACGTCACGGTCATCGGCCAGGACCGCATGGCCGTGACGCCGTTCCTGCTCGGCGCCGAGCCCGCGCGCATCGGCCCGTTCCGCGTGCTCGGCGAGGAGGAGGACCGGGCGTTCCGCCTGCTCGACGCGCTCGACCCGGCCCAGCGCGCGACCGCGACGGTCCACCCGGTGCCGCCGCCGGACTTCGCCACCCGCTGCGTCCCGGTGATCGGCGCCGAGGAGTGGCCCGACGTGCACGGCGTCGGCCGCCGCGACGCGATGATCACCGACGCCGACCGCGCCGCGCTGCGCTACGTCCGCGGCGCGCCGCGCGGGCTCCCCCGGTCGGCGATGACCGCGAGCCAGGCGGGCGCGTTCGACGAACTGCTCGCCTCCTTCCTGGGCAACGTGCGGCCGGCGCAGGTGGGCCGCGAGATGGACCGGATCCGCGCGGCCGGGCTCGACGACCTGCACCTCGTCTGGGCGGGCGGCCACACCGTCGACGTCCCGCACTACTTCCGCATCGAGGGCCCGGTCACCCTCGTCGAGTTCGACAACACCGAGGACGACGCGAACCACGTGCACGCGGTGTGGCGGGACCCGACCAACGACTTCGGCGTCGACGTGCTGGCCGAGCACCGGGCCGCCCAGCACCCCACCGACCGGCACCGGGCCGACCGGCACCGCGGCCCCGCCGAGCCGGAGCGGCCGACCGATGGGTGA
- a CDS encoding cupin domain-containing protein produces the protein MRVTALSDAEPFESPGHDGVAPLWVQGGPATPVDRFTVVLSRYEPGGRAAPAVQPAETVYVLLSGALAFESADRRVVAGPHDTVHFAQGETRAVTNEGDVPASMLVIRARS, from the coding sequence GTGCGAGTCACCGCTCTGTCCGACGCCGAGCCGTTCGAGTCCCCCGGTCACGACGGGGTCGCCCCGCTGTGGGTGCAGGGCGGGCCGGCGACGCCCGTCGACCGGTTCACGGTCGTCCTCTCCCGCTACGAGCCCGGCGGCCGGGCCGCACCGGCGGTCCAGCCCGCGGAGACGGTCTACGTGCTGCTCTCCGGCGCGCTCGCGTTCGAGAGCGCGGATCGCCGCGTCGTGGCCGGGCCGCACGACACCGTGCACTTCGCGCAGGGCGAGACCCGCGCCGTGACGAACGAGGGCGACGTCCCGGCGAGCATGCTGGTGATCAGGGCGAGGTCGTGA
- a CDS encoding TIGR03620 family F420-dependent LLM class oxidoreductase, whose amino-acid sequence MSGRELAARVGPVGVWLAALAELPATDARRIAAEIESMGYGALWIGESPAHKEVFTHAGLLLAGTERLVVATGIATIWGRDAIATDCAAQTLGEAHPGRFVLGLGASHAEAGRGQGHDRPLTALREYLDVLDTKPYRGPLSARPVPRVLAALRPRMQELGRDRAAGVHTFFVPPSHTAAVRERIGPAAFLAPEQAVVVGTDPDRARGTARAHVATRLRLHNYRAHLAALGYDEADLAGSGSDRLVDDLVAHGDPDAVAERLRAHLDAGADHVAVHPLVDAAAGPAEILAALRHLAPLRTGLPDTRFRAPVTTGEPC is encoded by the coding sequence GTGAGCGGCCGGGAGCTGGCCGCGCGGGTCGGACCCGTCGGGGTCTGGCTCGCGGCCCTGGCCGAACTCCCCGCCACCGACGCCCGCCGGATCGCCGCGGAGATCGAGAGCATGGGCTACGGCGCGCTGTGGATCGGGGAGTCGCCCGCCCACAAGGAGGTCTTCACCCATGCCGGGCTGCTGCTCGCCGGGACCGAGCGGTTGGTCGTGGCCACCGGCATCGCCACGATCTGGGGTCGGGACGCCATCGCCACCGACTGCGCCGCGCAGACCCTCGGCGAGGCCCACCCCGGCCGCTTCGTGCTCGGTCTGGGTGCGAGCCACGCCGAGGCGGGGCGGGGACAGGGCCACGACCGTCCGCTCACGGCGCTGCGCGAGTACCTCGACGTGCTCGACACCAAGCCCTACCGCGGCCCGCTGTCCGCTCGGCCCGTGCCACGGGTGCTCGCCGCGCTCCGGCCGCGCATGCAGGAGCTCGGCCGGGACCGCGCCGCGGGTGTGCACACCTTCTTCGTCCCGCCGTCACACACCGCGGCGGTGCGCGAACGGATCGGACCGGCGGCCTTCCTCGCCCCCGAACAGGCCGTCGTCGTCGGCACCGATCCCGACCGGGCCCGCGGGACCGCCCGGGCGCACGTCGCCACCCGCCTGCGGCTGCACAACTACCGCGCCCACCTGGCGGCCCTCGGCTACGACGAGGCCGACCTCGCGGGTTCCGGCAGCGACCGGCTCGTCGACGACCTCGTCGCGCACGGCGACCCGGACGCCGTGGCCGAGCGGCTGCGCGCCCACCTCGACGCCGGAGCCGATCACGTCGCGGTGCACCCGCTCGTGGACGCCGCGGCCGGGCCCGCGGAGATCCTCGCCGCGCTGCGGCACCTCGCCCCGCTCCGCACCGGCCTGCCGGACACGCGGTTCCGCGCGCCGGTGACGACGGGGGAGCCGTGCTGA
- a CDS encoding CaiB/BaiF CoA transferase family protein — protein sequence MGEPDDDRPGPLAGALVLDLSRALAGPHAAMLMGDLGARVIKVEIPGGGDESRGWGPPFVGDDDDRVATYFLAANRNKESVALDLKDPADRAVLDDLVADADVLVENFRPGVLERLGLGPDVLLARNPGLVVLSITGFGHDGPDAHRPGYDQIAQGETGLMSLTGSGPDDPQRIGVPICDLTAGVNGATGVLAALLERTRTGRGQVVRTSLLAAGVGLHAFQGTRWTVGAELGRATGNHHPTIAPYGLFACKDGSVQIAAANEALWRRLAGAFALPQDDPRFATNADRVAHRADLTRVIERAFADRTAAELLADLDRLGVPTGAVRTLDEVYAWEQVASQRLVVRVDHPTAGPIRLPGPVLRFFDADGTERTRTRHTAPPLLDQDRRAIRSRAEGGGG from the coding sequence ATGGGTGAGCCGGACGACGACCGGCCGGGACCGCTCGCGGGCGCGCTGGTGCTCGACCTGTCCCGCGCGCTCGCCGGGCCGCACGCCGCCATGCTCATGGGCGACCTCGGCGCCCGCGTGATCAAGGTGGAGATCCCCGGCGGCGGGGACGAGAGCCGGGGCTGGGGTCCGCCGTTCGTCGGCGACGACGACGACCGGGTCGCCACCTACTTCCTCGCGGCGAACCGCAACAAGGAGTCGGTCGCGCTGGACCTCAAGGACCCCGCCGACCGGGCGGTCCTCGACGACCTCGTGGCCGACGCCGACGTGCTGGTGGAGAACTTCCGGCCCGGCGTGCTGGAGCGGCTCGGGCTGGGGCCGGACGTACTCCTGGCCCGCAACCCGGGGCTGGTCGTGCTCTCGATCACCGGCTTCGGTCACGACGGGCCGGACGCGCACCGCCCGGGCTACGACCAGATCGCGCAGGGCGAGACCGGGCTCATGTCGCTGACCGGCTCCGGCCCGGACGACCCGCAGCGGATCGGGGTCCCGATCTGCGACCTGACCGCGGGCGTCAACGGGGCGACCGGGGTGCTCGCGGCCCTGCTCGAACGCACCCGCACCGGCCGCGGGCAGGTCGTCCGCACCTCGCTGCTCGCCGCCGGCGTCGGCCTGCACGCCTTCCAGGGCACCCGCTGGACGGTCGGCGCGGAGCTCGGCCGGGCGACCGGCAACCACCACCCGACCATCGCCCCGTACGGGCTGTTCGCGTGCAAGGACGGCAGCGTCCAGATCGCCGCCGCCAACGAGGCGCTGTGGCGGCGGCTCGCCGGAGCGTTCGCACTCCCCCAGGACGATCCGCGCTTCGCCACCAACGCCGACCGCGTGGCCCACCGGGCCGACCTCACCCGCGTGATCGAGCGCGCGTTCGCCGACCGGACGGCGGCGGAGCTCCTCGCCGACCTCGACCGGCTCGGGGTGCCCACGGGCGCCGTCCGCACCCTGGACGAGGTCTACGCGTGGGAGCAGGTGGCGAGCCAGCGCCTCGTCGTGAGGGTGGACCACCCGACCGCCGGCCCGATCCGCCTCCCCGGCCCCGTCCTGAGGTTCTTCGACGCCGACGGCACCGAGCGCACCCGCACGCGCCACACGGCACCACCGCTGCTCGACCAGGACCGCCGCGCGATCCGCAGCCGGGCCGAGGGGGGCGGCGGCTGA
- a CDS encoding Zn-ribbon domain-containing OB-fold protein translates to MSTARPLPLRHPEDREHLDGAVRGELRIPVCHTCGQEFWPPGPVCPRDFGRDLGWVTDRGTGTVNAWVRFHKQYFTGDVVPYTVVQVDLDSGPRLTTTWAGGTDPEIGGPVAVSFRAVDDGVVLPEFGPVTT, encoded by the coding sequence ATGAGCACTGCACGCCCCCTGCCCCTGCGCCACCCCGAGGACCGCGAGCACCTGGACGGAGCCGTCCGCGGTGAGCTCCGCATCCCCGTCTGCCACACCTGCGGGCAGGAGTTCTGGCCACCCGGGCCGGTCTGCCCGCGCGACTTCGGCCGCGACCTCGGATGGGTCACCGACCGCGGCACCGGGACCGTCAACGCCTGGGTCCGCTTCCACAAGCAGTACTTCACGGGCGACGTCGTCCCCTACACCGTGGTCCAGGTCGATCTCGACAGCGGGCCCCGGCTGACCACGACCTGGGCGGGCGGGACCGACCCGGAGATCGGCGGCCCGGTCGCGGTGTCGTTCCGCGCGGTCGACGACGGGGTGGTCCTGCCCGAGTTCGGTCCGGTGACGACGTGA
- a CDS encoding CoA transferase, which produces MTGPLADLHVVECASFVAGPTGGMTLAQLGADVVRIDPLGGGSDLHRWPVAPGGASYYWASLNTGKRSVAVDMRSEEGSELVLALITAPGPGRGILVDNVVGRRWMDPERLRERRVDLIHLRLQGHPDGRPAVDYTVNAEAGVPTITGPEGLSAPVNHVFPAWDLAAGMTVAAGVLAALHERDRTGRGRFLELALADVALAGVANLGWLSEAADRGRERPRHGNHVYGSFGVDVECRDGTRVMVVALTPGQWTALQQVTGTTEVFGALAAALGADLDDEAERYRLRETIAAIIRPWFADRDVARVSEELDGARVLWGRYRRMPEIVAAHGAGNHPVLADITLPGGEQAITARSPLRLDGDHGPVGRVPALGRETAEVLAEALHLTSAEIGGLHQRGVIDVAGNTGTGSER; this is translated from the coding sequence GTGACCGGGCCCCTGGCGGATCTGCACGTCGTCGAGTGCGCGAGCTTCGTCGCGGGCCCCACGGGTGGGATGACCCTGGCTCAGCTCGGCGCGGACGTGGTCCGGATCGACCCGCTCGGCGGCGGGAGCGACCTGCACCGCTGGCCGGTCGCGCCGGGCGGTGCGAGCTACTACTGGGCGTCGCTGAACACGGGCAAGCGCTCGGTGGCCGTCGACATGCGCTCCGAGGAGGGCAGCGAGCTCGTCCTCGCCCTCATCACCGCGCCCGGACCCGGCCGCGGCATCCTCGTCGACAACGTGGTGGGGCGGCGGTGGATGGATCCGGAGCGGCTCCGGGAGCGCCGCGTCGACCTGATCCACCTGCGGCTGCAGGGCCATCCCGACGGTCGGCCGGCGGTGGACTACACGGTCAACGCCGAGGCCGGCGTCCCGACCATCACCGGACCCGAAGGGCTGTCCGCGCCGGTCAACCACGTCTTCCCCGCCTGGGACCTCGCGGCGGGCATGACGGTGGCCGCCGGTGTGCTCGCCGCGCTCCACGAGCGCGACCGCACCGGACGGGGACGGTTCCTCGAGCTGGCGCTCGCCGACGTCGCCCTGGCCGGCGTCGCGAACCTCGGCTGGCTCTCCGAGGCCGCGGACCGCGGCCGTGAGCGTCCCCGGCACGGCAACCACGTCTACGGCAGCTTCGGTGTCGACGTCGAGTGCCGGGACGGGACGCGGGTGATGGTCGTGGCGCTGACCCCGGGGCAGTGGACCGCGCTGCAGCAGGTCACCGGCACCACCGAGGTGTTCGGAGCGCTGGCCGCGGCGCTCGGGGCGGACCTGGACGACGAGGCCGAGCGCTACCGGCTGCGGGAGACGATCGCCGCGATCATCCGACCCTGGTTCGCGGACCGGGACGTCGCACGGGTCAGCGAGGAGCTCGACGGGGCCCGGGTGCTGTGGGGTCGCTACCGGCGGATGCCCGAGATCGTGGCGGCACACGGCGCCGGGAACCATCCGGTGCTGGCCGACATCACCCTGCCCGGCGGCGAGCAGGCGATCACCGCGCGGTCCCCGCTGCGCCTCGACGGCGACCACGGGCCCGTGGGTCGGGTGCCCGCGCTCGGCCGCGAGACCGCCGAGGTCCTCGCCGAGGCACTCCACCTGACGAGCGCCGAGATCGGCGGGCTGCACCAGCGGGGAGTCATCGACGTCGCGGGGAACACCGGTACCGGGAGCGAGCGATGA
- a CDS encoding cyclase family protein, which translates to MNAVRTRRTPAFADLPTLPDRDERHAWDVWGRDDELGTVNLIGPEQRLAAARTVRTGEMVQLTLPLDEPDPGLFDERTCYTHVVDDTGAGHDDRLDGFYLQGSSQWDGLRHIRAGRHGYWGGRSEQDLTDTDVLGIDRWAAHGLGGRGVLLDVAGHLAARGTPLRCDLPVEITTTVLDEVARAQGTTFESGDVLVVRTGWTEWYRELPAAERARMRGSIGAGFACPGLESTKDMARHLWDHEFAAVAVDNPGVEVFPIDRAKGFLHRRLIPLQGMPLGELWHLRRLADACAERGGHEFLLVSGVLPLPRGVGSPANAHAVL; encoded by the coding sequence ATGAACGCCGTCCGCACCCGGCGCACCCCCGCCTTCGCCGACCTGCCCACCCTGCCGGACCGGGACGAGCGCCACGCCTGGGACGTCTGGGGGCGCGACGACGAGCTCGGAACGGTGAACCTCATCGGCCCGGAGCAGCGGCTCGCCGCCGCCCGCACGGTCCGCACGGGCGAGATGGTCCAGCTGACCCTGCCGCTCGACGAGCCCGACCCCGGTCTGTTCGACGAGCGCACCTGCTACACCCACGTCGTCGACGACACCGGCGCCGGGCACGACGACCGGCTCGACGGCTTCTACCTCCAGGGTTCCTCGCAGTGGGACGGCCTGCGCCACATCAGGGCCGGCCGGCACGGCTACTGGGGCGGCCGGTCCGAACAGGACCTGACCGACACCGACGTGCTCGGCATCGACCGGTGGGCGGCACACGGACTGGGCGGCCGCGGTGTGCTGCTCGACGTGGCCGGTCACCTCGCCGCCCGTGGCACCCCGCTGCGCTGCGACCTGCCCGTCGAGATCACCACGACGGTGCTGGACGAGGTCGCCAGGGCCCAGGGCACGACGTTCGAGTCGGGGGACGTCCTCGTGGTCCGCACCGGCTGGACCGAGTGGTACCGGGAACTGCCCGCCGCCGAACGCGCCCGGATGCGCGGCAGCATCGGCGCCGGCTTCGCCTGCCCCGGCCTCGAGTCCACGAAGGACATGGCGCGCCACCTCTGGGACCACGAGTTCGCCGCGGTCGCCGTGGACAACCCCGGGGTCGAGGTCTTCCCGATCGACCGGGCCAAGGGCTTCCTGCACCGGCGGCTGATCCCGCTGCAGGGCATGCCGCTCGGTGAGCTGTGGCACCTGCGCCGGCTCGCCGACGCCTGCGCCGAGCGCGGCGGCCACGAGTTCCTGCTGGTCTCCGGGGTCCTCCCGCTACCGCGCGGCGTCGGCAGCCCGGCCAACGCCCACGCCGTCCTCTAG
- a CDS encoding zinc-binding dehydrogenase → MGHPDVFRQAFRALADRGRYVLTGQVGSAPLRVHPAFVLGRDAVITGSGSTPMSTFADALAMVAEGRVTPLVTPYPLDDVARAFRDLADGRVVGRAVLVPAAGGAP, encoded by the coding sequence GTGGGCCATCCCGACGTCTTCCGACAGGCTTTCCGCGCCCTCGCCGACCGCGGCCGCTACGTGCTGACCGGGCAGGTCGGCTCCGCACCGCTGCGCGTGCATCCCGCCTTCGTCCTCGGCAGGGACGCGGTGATCACCGGCTCCGGGTCGACGCCGATGTCCACGTTCGCCGACGCGCTGGCGATGGTCGCGGAGGGCCGGGTCACCCCGCTGGTGACCCCGTACCCCCTCGACGACGTCGCCCGTGCGTTCCGCGATCTCGCCGACGGCCGGGTCGTCGGACGAGCGGTCCTGGTCCCGGCAGCAGGAGGTGCCCCATGA
- a CDS encoding alcohol dehydrogenase catalytic domain-containing protein, whose amino-acid sequence MRAAVLNRPGRPGAVDLAEVDRPRPGAGEVLVQVVACGVCGHDQADRAGLLEIPLPAVLGHEISGIVVETGAGVTRVVPGDRVATAQFATCGHCARCTSGDELRCPERSFTYGGYAEYAVLRATSLLTVPPELDIVATSVVACAVGTGLQALRTRAGLRPGETVLVTGAGGGLGLHGVQVGAALGARVVALTGDPDKADGLRELGAHEDVVAGDGAWQAVLEVTGGTGRTSSSTTWAIPTSSDRLSAPSPTAAATC is encoded by the coding sequence GTGCGCGCCGCGGTCCTGAACCGCCCCGGCCGGCCCGGTGCCGTGGACCTGGCCGAGGTCGACCGGCCCCGCCCGGGTGCGGGTGAGGTGCTCGTGCAGGTGGTCGCCTGCGGCGTCTGCGGGCACGACCAGGCCGACCGGGCCGGCCTGCTCGAGATCCCACTGCCCGCCGTGCTCGGCCACGAGATCTCCGGGATCGTCGTCGAGACCGGCGCCGGCGTGACCCGGGTCGTCCCGGGCGACCGGGTCGCCACGGCCCAGTTCGCGACCTGCGGGCACTGCGCCCGATGCACGTCCGGCGACGAGCTGAGGTGCCCGGAGCGCAGCTTCACCTACGGCGGGTACGCGGAGTACGCCGTGCTCCGCGCGACGTCGCTGCTGACCGTGCCGCCGGAGCTCGACATCGTCGCCACGTCGGTGGTGGCGTGCGCGGTGGGCACCGGTCTGCAGGCGCTGCGCACCCGTGCAGGGCTGCGGCCGGGGGAGACGGTGCTGGTCACAGGGGCGGGCGGCGGGCTGGGTCTGCACGGCGTCCAGGTCGGAGCCGCGCTCGGTGCCCGGGTGGTCGCACTGACCGGCGATCCCGACAAGGCCGACGGCCTGCGCGAGCTGGGCGCGCACGAGGACGTCGTCGCCGGGGACGGGGCCTGGCAGGCGGTCCTCGAGGTCACCGGCGGCACGGGGCGGACGTCGTCCTCGACAACGTGGGCCATCCCGACGTCTTCCGACAGGCTTTCCGCGCCCTCGCCGACCGCGGCCGCTACGTGCTGA
- a CDS encoding FAD-binding oxidoreductase, producing MLTATVVDDLRAELPQGRVLVDPDVVAPYRRDEAPRAEAGRPVCVVRPRTAVEVQQVVQACLRHHVPVVPRGAGTGLSGGANAVEGCVVLSTEHMTAIREIDAVERLAVVEPGVVNDALRAACAERGLWYPPDPASAPWSTIGGNVATNAGGLCCVKYGVTRDYVLGLQLVTGTGELVRIGRRTAKGVAGYDLTGLLVGSEGTLGVITEVTVRLRPARDPERTVAGYFPSLAAAGRAVAAVAEAGLTPSALELIDRHALVAVDAWKHMGLSAEADAVLLGRTDAPGDAGEREAEELLACFTGAGATWAASSTDDEEAEALFSARKLAHPALERLGQVLTEDVCVPRGAVPDMLARIEEIGRRHDVRIATVAHAGDGNLHPVFVVPTGDDDARHRAETAFEEVLDAALGLGGTVTGEHGIGLLKRAGLVRELPAPVLAVHVAIKQALDPHGILNPGKVIACAPRS from the coding sequence GTGCTGACCGCCACCGTCGTCGACGACCTGCGCGCGGAGCTGCCGCAGGGACGGGTGCTCGTCGATCCCGACGTCGTGGCGCCCTACCGCCGCGACGAGGCGCCGCGGGCCGAGGCCGGCCGCCCGGTCTGCGTGGTGCGGCCGCGGACCGCGGTGGAGGTGCAGCAGGTCGTGCAGGCCTGCCTGCGTCATCACGTCCCGGTCGTGCCGCGCGGGGCGGGGACCGGACTGTCCGGCGGCGCGAACGCGGTCGAGGGCTGCGTGGTGCTCAGCACCGAGCACATGACCGCGATCCGGGAGATCGACGCCGTCGAGCGGCTCGCCGTCGTCGAACCGGGCGTCGTCAACGACGCCCTGCGCGCGGCCTGCGCCGAGCGGGGCCTCTGGTACCCACCGGACCCGGCCAGCGCGCCGTGGTCGACCATCGGGGGCAACGTCGCGACCAACGCGGGCGGCCTCTGCTGCGTGAAGTACGGAGTGACCCGGGACTACGTCCTCGGTCTGCAGCTGGTGACGGGCACCGGCGAACTGGTCCGGATCGGGCGGCGGACCGCCAAGGGCGTCGCGGGGTACGACCTGACCGGGCTGCTCGTCGGGTCCGAAGGCACCCTCGGCGTGATCACCGAGGTCACCGTGCGGCTGCGGCCGGCCCGAGACCCCGAGCGCACGGTCGCCGGGTACTTCCCGTCCCTGGCCGCGGCAGGCCGTGCCGTCGCCGCCGTGGCCGAGGCGGGGCTCACCCCGTCCGCGCTGGAGCTGATCGACCGGCACGCCCTGGTCGCGGTCGACGCGTGGAAGCACATGGGCCTGTCGGCCGAGGCCGACGCCGTTCTCCTCGGCCGGACCGACGCCCCCGGTGACGCCGGTGAGCGGGAGGCGGAGGAGCTCCTGGCCTGCTTCACCGGGGCGGGCGCCACCTGGGCGGCCTCCTCGACCGACGACGAGGAGGCCGAGGCCCTCTTCTCCGCCCGCAAGCTCGCCCACCCCGCCCTGGAACGGCTCGGCCAGGTGCTCACCGAGGACGTGTGCGTCCCCCGCGGTGCGGTCCCGGACATGCTCGCCCGGATCGAGGAGATCGGACGGCGCCACGACGTCCGGATCGCCACCGTCGCCCACGCCGGCGACGGCAACCTGCATCCCGTCTTCGTCGTGCCCACGGGCGACGACGACGCGCGCCACCGGGCCGAGACCGCTTTCGAGGAGGTCCTCGACGCCGCGCTCGGCCTGGGCGGGACCGTGACAGGGGAGCACGGCATCGGCCTGCTCAAGCGCGCAGGCCTGGTGCGCGAGCTGCCCGCGCCCGTCCTGGCCGTGCACGTCGCGATCAAGCAGGCGCTGGACCCGCACGGGATCCTCAACCCGGGGAAGGTGATCGCGTGCGCGCCGCGGTCCTGA